ttgaaagtgcaatgaccttacatcactccgaaagggttagaacgtgattccatgagtcgagcatgcattatatatatgtatctattttactctactgatccgcgctatagtcggccgggtacggcacctattgtgcaaccactgatcagttggtttaccgagctccacgtggccgggtacgattctaccgaaccttatgatggtcgggtacgcttttaccgagtcctctttgaggccgggtacgatatgatgatgatgatgcccacagaggcgaatgttttaaaaagtttatgtatatatatgtattatgcatttcatatcagtaacccccagaggcactcagatgttacaggttgtatctcctctatctctctctttacattattgttcttgtttatgctttcctgcctaacatacttggtactttattcgtactggcgtctcttttgcctggggacgctgcatttcatgcccgcaggtctcgattgataggttgacagccctcctagtaggctatccgctcagcgaaggtgttggtgcactccacttgctccggagttgcctatttggtcagtatgctttggatatgtatcgattggtatggcggggccctgtcccgacctttatgattttatatactcttagaggcttgtagacagatgtcaggtgtatggataattgtatggccttgtcggcctatgtttcgagtttactaatggtcatgtcggccttataggcccgtatgtcacatatattagtttgtatatcatgttgggtcttcatatgttgagtattcccttatgttttattcttgttatctcatgacgggttttctggctcatttactcatgataacatgttaagaaagatatgttacgttggtactcggttgagtaaggcaccgggtgcccgtcgcggcccttcggtttgggttgtgacataaaTGCATCTCACTTTTATAtactaaaatagaaaataaatagatTCTTATTGAAAATACAAGTAGCCATATAAATTTGTTGCCAAAAAGTAATTTCGCAAAGAATCATCATACCAAATATATGTCTAGTGCAAGaaatgtattttatttttttgcaattCAAATGCTATGATTCTACGATATATGAGTTCTATAAAAACATTGAAGCATTATATCAATCTCTCTTTGGAATATTTCGGCATGTTCTCCGGTTGTGTCCTTTTCTCCCACATAGTGCACATGTAACTGTATTTCCTTCCCAGCCTCCTATGCCTCTCTTCGTTTTAGGTCTTTCtggtttgatttttccttttggtgGCAATACCACCTGCGAAGAGACATGTTCTGGAATTTTCCACGTTGTGTCATCAGGCAATGGATTTActgttatctcatatattttCAGCAAGTAGTCTATGCTGTAGTAATCCGAGCAATACTTGTATGAATCCATATGGAATTTTTGTATAACTGCCATTGCATGTGGATATGGAATATCGTCTAGCTGAAACCTCCCACAAGTGCAGTTTCTTTCATGTAGGCGCACCACATTTCTTGTTTGGCCATCAATTACTAAATGTAAGAATTCAGTTGATGACAACACCtagtataattttaattaagaaaagtcATTAGCTATATAAAGTAATAGTATTTTTTAAATAACAATATTCAGTTGTTTAGTGAAATCACTAaggtaaaaaagtaaaaatacagtATATACagtgtttttatgattttgaaaatgCATACCATCATCGTCTGTGATAAGATAGTATTATCTGCCAATATTTTTTCATACTTTGCACCAATCTTCATAAATGATTCCACTGCATCCTTCCGATTGATGTAATTCCATTTTTGAATCAATGTTGTCATAAAGTCAAGCAAATTCACAACTGGGAGGTCTCTTGCGTGCTTGTTTGCTGCATTTACTGATTCCGCAATATTCGATGTCATGGTCATGGTTCTATTTCCCTTGGAATGCGCCCGGGACCATTTATCATATCCAACTTGCTAATGCAAAATATActtctttgatttgtttttggCTCTTCCTGAAGTTTGTCTTTATGTTGTTCCACAGATGGAACATACATGCACAATGAGGGACTTCTGGATAGACAATTGAAGTTGCTTTCCATATAGCATCATGCCTGTCTGATACAATGCACATTCCCTCTCTTTGTCCATAGGTTTCTCTGAAATGCACGAAGAACCATTCCCACGATGCATCATTTTCCGAATCAACAATTGCATATGCAAGGGGTAGAATTTGTCCTGTAAACCCAAAGAACAAAATATCAATTACAACACACTATATTAATTTAGCATTTcataatagtagtatagtcataggtAGGTGCAGGTGTGTAGCAAAACAactatatactctgttggtatacttgtataccatactggtatcatataatatttgaaaatattttttgtttctttaactgaatgtaattggattgtacacaaaatattaatttagtATTTCATATAGTAGTATAGTTATAGGTACGTGCAGGTGTGTAGCAAAACAactatatactctgttggtatacttgtataccatactggtatcatataatatttgaaaatattttttgtttctttaactgaatgtaattggattgtacacaaaatattaatttagtATTTCATATAGTAGTATAGTTATAGGTACGCGCAGGTGTGTAGCAAAACAactatatactctgttggtatacttgtgtaccatactggtatcatataatatttgaaaatattttttgtttctttaactgAATGTAATTGGATTGTATTCTTACCCTCTTCGTCTTGCGTGGAAGCCGTGAGTATGGTCCCTCTATATGTTAACTTTAAAAAACTTCCATCAACTACAACTGTTAGCCTACAATAGACCCATCCTCTAATCGATGCATATATAGCTATGAATGCATACAAGAAGCTCCCATCTCCTTCAGTGTGTAGTCGTGTCACTGATCCTGGGTTAGCGTACTCTAACATATAAAGATATGTTGGCATTTTCTTGTATGACTCACTTGGTGATCGTCTCAATAATTGCATTGCTTtttcttttgatctccatgcttGCATGTAGCTTAAGTCTATACCATATGCTTTTTGGATGTCTCTCTGGATATCTGTTGGTGTATATATGGTTTTCGGGTCAACAAGTTTATCTTGTACCACAGCTGCAACAAAAGCTGAGACAACTTGCTTTTGTGAACAAAATCTCTTATCAGTTGAACAACTGTGGACAGAATTGAAATCCATCACTTTGAAAAGATTTGATGCTCGCAGGCTTGATGCTTTAAGTATCCAAGTGCATCTTTCATCCACGCATTCAAGGATATACCTGTTTATAATACAAATACAGTTATGTATCatgttttattgataaaaaacatgcacaaaaatCTGTACAATTATATACTCACATggtatactctgttggtatacttaTATACTGTATCAGTATCATATTTTGCTGATAAAAAATATAGACAAAGCAGCACAATTCTATACTCACATAGTATACTGATTTAGCATacatatatactatattggtattatGTTTTACTGATAATAACAAAGACAAACCAATACAGTTATATACTCGCATAGTATACTGATATATCATACTTATATACTATACCAGTATCACTGATTAAAAACACAGACAAACCAATACAATTCCATACTCGCATAGTATACTGATTTAgcatacttatatactatataggtATCACATAGTTTTTTACTTGAAAACATGCAGACGGACCTTCTTGGGCATGATTTATGAACCCGATATTGACATTTTTCTCTAACGGCATACTGTTTCATAACGAGAGCCAGCAGGTTTCTTGTCTTTATAAAtttgtcctttttcaacattttgatGAAATTGATCAGTTATGATGTTTGCATCATCAAGTTCTAAAATGGCATCATCTCCTTCTTGCACATCAAACGTAGTAATCATATCAGTTCtttcaaattgtgcaatttttGATGAAATTGGAGCAACATCGAAACTGGAGGTGCTTGCAGCTATAATGTTTTTAGCAAACGACACACACAGTGGAAGTGTTGTCGTCCCTGCACttgattttttcaatttcatGTAAACACTAACACTCATATCGCTGCAAATTGTAATTGGTGGATATCATTGAGCAATAGCATACTAAATAACTATTGTTTTACTGTCCTTTTGCAGTTGCTTTGCAATTTCTCTGAGAAATTGTTCAACTTTCCAATAGGTCTATATTAGAATTGCATCaacatgaaaatttatgaaa
Above is a window of Nicotiana tabacum cultivar K326 chromosome 8, ASM71507v2, whole genome shotgun sequence DNA encoding:
- the LOC142163264 gene encoding uncharacterized protein LOC142163264, which encodes MSVSVYMKLKKSSAGTTTLPLCVSFAKNIIAASTSSFDVAPISSKIAQFERTDMITTFDVQEGDDAILELDDANIITDQFHQNVEKGQIYKDKKPAGSRYETQNMILIQYISIPTEYTMYILECVDERCTWILKASSLRASNLFKVMDFNSVHSCSTDKRFCSQKQVVSAFVAAVVQDKLVDPKTIYTPTDIQRDIQKAYGIDLSYMQAWRSKEKAMQLLRRSPSESYKKMPTYLYMLEYANPGSVTRLHTEGDGSFLYAFIAIYASIRGWVYCRLTVVVDGSFLKLTYRGTILTASTQDEEGQILPLAYAIVDSENDASWEWFFVHFRETYGQREGMCIVSDRHDAIWKATSIVYPEVPHCALNAANKHARDLPVVNLLDFMTTLIQKWNYINRKDAVESFMKIGAKYEKILADNTILSQTMMVLSSTEFLHLVIDGQTRNVVRLHERNCTCGRFQLDDIPYPHAMAVIQKFHMDSYKYCSDYYSIDYLLKIYEITVNPLPDDTTWKIPEHVSSQVVLPPKGKIKPERPKTKRGIGGWEGNTVTCALCGRKGHNRRTCRNIPKRD